gagagcaaggtcttgctctcTTTTATGAAACCCAGCAGCTCAGAAAGGATAAAtgtctttgacatgatttggcaggaAATCATTCATGCCGCCTCCTTtcctttgaaggggtgtcttcatgctccattcatcatgaagatgattgaggtcgTGACCCAGTTCAGATTTGACAAAGGTACCAGACATCAGTCATatacccctttctggattgatcccaacaatccagcagggcgcctcaggaaagccccctccagttctcgtgctcatacatctgcgggtccgtctgctggtgctggtgctgctgctgctgctggtgcctcgcgcccttcccctggccgcggatctcccacaccacatggtcgtggtcgtggtcgaggtcgtggccgtgggatgggtgctcgcttggcccacgggtttgtggctttcttctccatgtgccgaaacattgctgcagatgtccatgaggtggctcgacgtcagtgggagaccgacgacaacctacgtcgtcaagcctccgctttgggtactcccttcgccccCCGCTCTCCTGATGTACCTCTCCACCCTCCTCCTCCAGATGTCAACGAGTGGTACCAGCAGGCATATGGGGTGCCTTTTACGACAGCTGATgacgtcgaagaagaagaaacttattttgatgatccagagcagtttgtcccgcctccgtatcacggggatccgggccaatcgtcctcttatcctccgccccaggacccttctggcagtgctcctcctccggcccagtctggagaggaacactttgcctctgacctggcgcaccacctctttgctcctcatcatcctcctccccactggtgatcattggattggcgcttctctctctctttttggttcttgttgccaaaaagggggagaacaaGTTTATTATGCAGTACccctttatttttgtaatgaacaatcggtctgtaataactatttgatgcatgcatggctcgaatgccataaacacttttatgatgtgatgagatgagttctcattgttgtaatagctgtagaatttttcatatcatatgctatgcaataatgagcttgaatgtgtaatttttactctttctatccaattatgtttcatacctcatcatttttgtgtatggtgttgattgttttctctctctaaatatgttgcaaattgacatatcaagtcaatgttaatatcgcaaaactcatgcacatatttagggggaactacacatacacaaaagattttatctcgcaagtacttgtaacttttaattcttatttccattctagtttgttttggcatcaatcaccaaaaagggggagattgtaagtgcaatcaaccctaattgagggttttggtgattaatgacaaaacaaactaagattctaacaagtttgctcctagtatgtacatagtatttctacagacaggagaagcacagatcttacgagcataaaagtataaagcacagcggatttaaaattccacatcaaatggcgtgctccaagtgctaagaaataacggcggtgctaaatttataattcttgagtcataggaatcgtcgtacaattaagagggatccgcgacggttaagtaagttgtgaaacgagccaagttcaatatcttttgaaaactccttggagatcattttcccagatcatgaatgcccttgagaaaaacaaattttacttcccacaaagactccccttttgttctcttcaaaatactcaaaatttggtttcagcccccaaaaccggttcaaccggtcctgaaaccggttcaaccggtttcggtactgttcacctgccacctctgctctgacctgtctgacagtcagagctgtcagaaaagtcgcagcagatatttttcagaAACCGGTTGAGCTGAAATTtttccctactcagccggttttgaaaccggtcgagtctccggctgagtagctcagtggaccgggatccccctggtagaaaccggttcaaccggttcaaccggtttttgctccttttctcccaacggctgccagctttggggggatcctttatataccccctcacacactctctctctcatttacttctgcctctctcacgaattcttggctgaccaaccttcaaacaagcgcattcatttcacctttgacacccgaaatcgcatctccttcaatcatttgaaggacccttggtgtgaggtgaactcgatcgaactcgctgtcaatttcatctcgattctcccattctcttgttcttgagctcgttgcaaacttaaccgtgtgcggatttgttactcttggaacctcgagttccttgacggttagaggttgcttgggagtctccaaatttgtggacgaccccaagaagtttgtatcacccgctccttgagctgatttgagaagagattgctttgacctttgtggtcggcttgtggaggattagggttggaaaagacccggccctttgtgggttcctcaacgaggagtaggacacctttgtggtggttgccgaacctcgggttatatcgcgtgttcttgtgtgttcttgtcaagcgctttatattcagtggttggttcatattattcatttgagtagattttgtgtagggaaaatctttagctatattcttcactacttcgcatttgttcaatagattatcaaatttaagttgagcaggttcaaacttgttcagtcgtGACTAAAATCGaccgaaccggtttgcaccagtgcaactttaatttaacctatttcgaagtttttagtgaaaattttcaggtgtagcctattcaccccccctctaggctactttcacctGTGatcagaaaaaaaaagaaagggcAGGGTAGTGGGCCGGTGTTTACGGTATTCGGCCCGTTCGGCTGAAGATGAGGGCCGACATGAATTCTGGCTGGGCCGGTGTGAGGCGGTTTGGGCCCAAATTAGAGTTTGCAATTCTTCTTCTATTTTCTTTTTCTCCATTTTAAATTAGGTTCAAATTCAAATCTCGAGTTACTTTTAAACAGAGTTTAAACTTCAAGCTTATAAAATGCACAGACCAAAACCAACATGAATGcattatatttattttatttattatttatttgtttgtttATTATCCTACGTAAGTAAAtacttttggatatgttgctgcacATAATTATTTTGAGAAAAAAATATTTTCGATTGTATAATCTCGATTAATCGATGCTCTAATATTTATCCTTATATAATACTTATCAATTTCAACAAGGGATAATTTATATAAGAATCCCTTCCCTTTATCAATTTATTAGTTACTCAACTAATTATTGTTTGAATACGAGGAGGAAGAATCCTAATAGATTTCAAATGTCTTTAAAAATTCCCACCAcacttattatatatatatatttatctctttattattttatgatatattatttatttttattttttatatcAAATTTTGGGTTTTATAGTTTTTGGGCCAAGCTCGATCTAGTAGCACCGATTATTTCGAGCCAACGATATTATCTAGCCTACTCGATTGACTTATGGGTTATGCTTGGACCGACAGTCCGGCACGACGGGTAGGCCCGGCATGACCAAAGGCTACCCGTATGGGGGCTGGTACATCCGTAACGGGCCGTGCTAAGTGTTTGCCCGTCCCGGGTCGGGTCGGCTATAGTTGGGGGCGGCGGCGCTACCGGCGCGCAAGCTTCCGGTCTGCTTCAGTTCTCTGGGCCGCCAGCTGAGCCAATGGGCTGGCAGCCTGGCACTGGATGCTGTGACTGCCAACCGTTTGGCCCTCCGACCACAAGTCGGAAAAGTCAATTTTGCCGTGTCAATTGTCAGACCCGTGTTTCTGTTAATTCGTCTCGTTTTCTCCCTTCCCCTGCGGGCTGGAGAGCGGCGGCGAACGAGACAAGGTCACCGGTGACGCTCCTCACCTACTCCCTGCCGCCTTTCGCTTTCCGGCCCGGCCTGCCGCAAGCTCGCGCGCCGCCTACATCGACCCCTCCCCGCGCCGCAGGCCGCCTCCCACAGACGCGGGGCAGCCACGTCGCCCGGCTCGGAGGGATTCGGTTCGGCCCGTCGTGCTCCCCTCCGCACTCTTCTATTGGCCTGGAGAGCAGCGGAGATCCACCAGCAATTTGGattgcttctcctttttcttggtACGGCGCCCTAACCTAGCTTGCTTTGGATGTTCTGTTTTGCCTGCACGTATCTTCTCCCATGCGGGTAATGAAATCCAAATCTCGCTTTCTGGGATGGGTGCCCTAATCCCATGGGGAGAAAAACAAGCTAGCGGCTACGTGAACTGTAACCGCGTGTTGCTGTTTCTCAGTCAGCCATTTCTATGGAATAGTGAATCAGTCCTGGATTTGCTTGGGATTTCTGAAATCAGATGATAGTTTACAACTTTACGTATTAAGTCTTGTCAAAATGACTAGCAGTTTACATATTCAATCTTGTCAACATGAACCAGGATATACTTGGTCTCCTCGGTGTTGGCTAGGCAATCCAGCTTTCCAAAGTGTGATCGGACAGGTTTATTTTGGTTCTGAGATGGCTGATGAGGACTCATCCGACTTCACCTTCTGCAGGGTATGCACGCTGCTGCTTGTGTCACTTACACCATAGTGGTCGTTTATGTCATGCTGATTTGTCTGTTGTTTTGTTGCTTTGTGTTGTTTCTTATCGATGCTCTTCTGATCATAAAACCATCACGCTTGATTAATTCATGTTTAAGCAGGGTGATCAGAGAAATTGGCAGCAGAAGCACTTCATTACCAAAACTGTTGGAtgacacctctctctctctctctctctctctttgccATAAAACAAAATTATGGAGTTGTTTTAATGAGACCTCCAGAGACACCAACGGAGACCTCCAGAGGCACTAGTGCGTAGTGGTCCTAAGGCACGATAGTAATGAGAAGAGAAGAATATGAAGATCGAAGACTTGAAAGGATGGAATATATTCAAAGATTTAGCCTTCAATACGAGTGCATGAAAAATAACTATTCATGTGCCTGAACCTAAAGCAACTATTCATGTGCCTGAACCTTGACTTGTTGGTTTGTTGGGTTTTAACTCTAGTCTTCCCCAACTtacttgggactaaaaggctttgttgttgttgttgttgttttaaGGAGTTATTGAAGATGCTCTTGCTGCTCATGCCGTTGGATTGAGTCAAttacttgtgaacaatacaaagcTAGTGCATCTTTATGGGTAGTCACTTCATTACCTTTTTATTTAGGTTATTATTTGGATATAGGTTGTAGTATATATGCATCACTTTTGCTGGACAAACTCAATTGCATGATAGCTTATCAGTTGTTATTGTAGCGGGCTAGCAGCCTAAACCTTTTCTGTTGAATATTTATCAGCTATTTCTCTTTAAGACCCTTGAGTAGTTAAGAGCCCAAATGGTATGATCTACAAATTTACATGTGCCATTTTGATTTTTCTTGCTTTCTGATATGACTTCTAAGACTTGTTTTGACATATCTTTTTTTAGGTTAGTTCTGCAGAAAATGACGGTCAACCAGAATCTCCTAAAGCCATTCCTATGGCAAGTATGACGCTCGAGGATGTTCGTGTTAAAAGTGCAGATACTTCAAAGAATAATGGCATGAAAACTGTTGACTCAGAAAAAGATAGGTCTGGTAACAATGTCAGTGTTTCAACAAAAGACGATAACATGAAAGCACCAGTTACACATACAGGTAGTGGAGCAGAATCAAATGTCCCATTACAGGCAAAACGTTCATCCAAGAAACCCGCAGCACGGGCAAAGGTTCCTTTTGAGAAAGGCTATAGTCAAATGGATTGGCTAAAACTGACACAAACACATCCTGATCTAGCTGGTAAGTTGTTATTGTTACAGACTTTACTGGTAAGCTGACACGAACACATACTGTTTGCTGATCTTTGGTACTTTGATCTATCTGCATAATTAATTCCTCTTAGCAGACCTATTGTGGGATCTGAGAATGACAGTGGTGTTAAATCTTGTAGGACCTTGTGCACGAGCCCTAGCCACTAGATGTGACAGAACTCATAGGTTATACCTTCGGGATTGGACACTGAGGCCATTAGGGTGATGTAGCTCTACACAGAGACAACGAGGTAGAGCGGCGGTGGCCTTTCCTTCATTGACTGCATAGGAGAGATCGATCTCACGAGTATGAAAGAGAAGGCTACGACAAACATTGGTTTCTGTGCCGACCCTCTTCCTATTAATATCCGCGGTGTGAAAGGGGGCCACAACCATAAGGTTGTTGTGCCCCCGGTTAGGGCGTGTGAGTCGAGTCTAGTTCGGTCGTTTGACAGAACCAGAACCAGATGAGATCAACCTAACAAGTGGGTCTGAATTATATTAATTAATGTTTTATAATTAACTAAAATGCTTAAACTCATGTCATCTCTTAGAATTTAAGTTACTGTGCTCTATTATTCTGCCCGGCACTTTTGTCTGAAAGAAAGGTCCCTAGAGGTTCCATCAGTGTAGAATAAACATATAGTCGACTTGAGATTCAATGTTTACCTTTATGAATAGTTCAATCAACTAAGTTGGGAACCTTTCACTTTATGAAATCTCTATTAACTATTTTTATCTGCCTTTTCTAATTTATCATTTGTTTTGCTGTGGGGTGCATGTTGCATTAGCTGTGGCGGATTGACTGTACTGTATACTAGCTCCATATATAAGCTTTCACCATACATTCAGATTTGTAGCATGAAAAGTGACACTGGGCCTATAAA
This portion of the Zea mays cultivar B73 chromosome 2, Zm-B73-REFERENCE-NAM-5.0, whole genome shotgun sequence genome encodes:
- the LOC100272407 gene encoding cytochrome b5 domain-containing protein RLF isoform X1, which codes for MADEDSSDFTFCRVSSAENDGQPESPKAIPMASMTLEDVRVKSADTSKNNGMKTVDSEKDRSGNNVSVSTKDDNMKAPVTHTGSGAESNVPLQAKRSSKKPAARAKVPFEKGYSQMDWLKLTQTHPDLAGLKGQSNRRLISLEEVKQHKAGDCIWTVLKGRVYNIAPYMKFHPGGVDMLMKAAGKDCTALFNKYHAWVNAEFLLEKCLVGFLDPTA
- the LOC100272407 gene encoding cytochrome b5 domain-containing protein RLF isoform X2, which gives rise to MRTHPTSPSAGSAENDGQPESPKAIPMASMTLEDVRVKSADTSKNNGMKTVDSEKDRSGNNVSVSTKDDNMKAPVTHTGSGAESNVPLQAKRSSKKPAARAKVPFEKGYSQMDWLKLTQTHPDLAGLKGQSNRRLISLEEVKQHKAGDCIWTVLKGRVYNIAPYMKFHPGGVDMLMKAAGKDCTALFNKYHAWVNAEFLLEKCLVGFLDPTA
- the LOC100272407 gene encoding Cytochrome b5 domain-containing protein RLF; this translates as MASMTLEDVRVKSADTSKNNGMKTVDSEKDRSGNNVSVSTKDDNMKAPVTHTGSGAESNVPLQAKRSSKKPAARAKVPFEKGYSQMDWLKLTQTHPDLAGLKGQSNRRLISLEEVKQHKAGDCIWTVLKGRVYNIAPYMKFHPGGVDMLMKAAGKDCTALFNKYHAWVNAEFLLEKCLVGFLDPTA